The sequence below is a genomic window from Gavia stellata isolate bGavSte3 chromosome 11, bGavSte3.hap2, whole genome shotgun sequence.
GGACTTAGTGATCCAGGACTAAATTAAATAGACAGTCCAATGAATGTCCAATTTTACTCAGTCATCCAAATATATTATATTACCACACTGTGGAGAGATATACTGTGGTTGAGATAATTGTGACTGTTAATTTTCAGCCTTGTTGCTAAAGGACATTCCTCTGGAAATTATTACAAAGAtgtaggaaaacattatttgaaAGACAATTTTATTTAACTCCAGATTGAAAGGCAAAGGAATTTATGATGTTTGTAACTGTTGGATGTTATAAAACCTGTTTGTTTCCATAAACAAGCACAAAATACATTCACATAGCAGTTTCAAAGAATTATTGCAAATCTGGCTTGGTTCTTCTTTTTAGACAAAACATAACAGCATAATAGTGTGATGAAGATCTGGGTGGCTTTCTGGTgaattttagtttttcttcttaaatatcTGATGGCACACCTGGTCTTCACATGTCAGTTCCTACAGTATTAAAACAATTAGTAAGTATATAGTGGTACAAGTCGTATTTTGCATACACAGCAGATCCCACCAGAAATTACTACAGCTGAGCCACTGCATTAAAAAGATATGcttatgaaaaaaagaacagaaagaatagTGTATTATATGCAACCAAACAGCAGGCACACACCACATGTTGCAGTAGTGAGATTTTGACACTTGAATTGCGCTCTAAGAagaataaacatgaaaaatgcataaattTGCTCTTTAAAGCAAGGCTTTTTCATGCTCTGTTATAAAAACAATATACTGTAATACTTTATAATTCACATTACCTCATAATTAATGAGAAGCaatgaaataaggaaataaaaaaaaaaaggagggtgCTTTAAAAAGATGAGGACATTTTCTTCACAGATGTGCCCAGCCATTTTTCAGGGGGCAGAACAATACACCATTTTTGCCCAGTGTTGCAGCTGACCTCTTAAAGGTTGGCACACCTGCACATTGCAATGCAGTCAGTTTGGTTAGTCTTCTGATTAGCCAGCATTCCTGTGCCAAATAAGACTTTGAAGTGAGCTGAAGGTTGCTTTTTGGCCAGCAATTGGCCAAACCCACAATAGAGTTTCTGAAGACTGTTATAAGAATCTATTTAGGCTCTCTGTTTCCACCAGTCTTAGCTTGAATCCTGGTGCCAGCATGTAGAACCTTTGTTAGGTCATTTTTCGAATATGTGTTACGATAGAGTTGAAAAAGTATATGGGACAGTTGGATTTTAGTTAGGTGGCAGATAgtgttttttaattcattgcTTTGACCTTTGAAGCATACAGACTTGTGGCAATGTGGCTGGCTGTACCAACTATGTGTAGGGTAAGCTTGTGAAGGTGTAGATATCTAGGTGCAAATCATGAGGTAGAACAATGAGCTCTCCTCCATAATCTTTCTGCTCCCACATATTGCACCATCCAACATTATCATGCCCATTTCTTGATTGCTCTACCAAAAAACTCTGGAATCATTATCATTATGTATCtattattttgaaatctttctGGACTTCACTGACTGCTTATTTCCTGCACAGGCTCTTCTGGCGTCTCTTGGACTCAACTCATTTATCTTTGGGCTCCAGCTTACTAGCTCAGATGTATGaatgttttgacttttttattgtattaaGCACAAAATAATTACAGTGTAGGTTGTTTGCAGGATCCTCTTGACTATCCAGAGGTTTCTGATCTGTGTTACAGCATAGTATGCTAAAATTTCGTAGTGCttctttcagaacaaaaaataggatttttcttGCAAGCTGTCccataggtttttttttcctctggtgaTTATGTAAGAACGAGATGATGTTAGAGGTGCAATGTAACAAGAAGGGTTAATAGCTGGAGGGCAGTggactgaagcaaaaaaaaatgttgcaggGTTATGACTTAATTGGgagcagctggaaagaaatTGAGCATTCCTGAGTTGTAGCGGAGGGGGGATTTCCTTAGAGTTCAGAGATCAGAGCTGTCTAAATAACAACCATTCTAACTAGAACAAGTAACAAACCCTTTGAAATGGAAAACCATACTTTGTTGCAGTCTCAGTTATGTGCTATGTATCTGTATAGCAGTCCTTACCAGATGCAGTAGGTCTCCTTCAATCCAGTGCTTCCAGcccctgtttttcttttcacctttctgAACACATACCAGTTTGTCACCATCCCAGGTCACTAGTGTCTGCGTGAATCAGATAATTAACTCAGATATGTTAACAAGAAGTTTATGAATACATGAAAATAAGCTCAGTCAAACAATAAAAAGACACAGTTACAGTTGCTTCCTACCATTCCCCATCTTCATCCTAAAAAACCTCAAATCAACCATTCAACCAAAACCTGAATGCATTCAAGATGACAACAGCATTTTGATGTGAAGCTTTTACAGTGCTTTGTTGtcatttctgtgtatttcttcACATACATGAATATAAAATGTCATACTAATTAGTGAATTGCCGAGTGAATTAACAGATACTTGTGCAATGTATgcaaattgtatttttattttcttgctgtttaaagccattaaaaaaaagattataagGTTTCATGAGTGAAGACCTGGGGCTTATACCAACTCATGCTGTGCTAACAACTTTTCTAGCTCTGCATAAAATAACAAGAGGAAGTGTATGTTAATATCATCTCATACAATAAATTTATGTATACTTTTTCATGGACTTTCATGAAAGACCTTTAAAGAGATTTGACCATAAGCTGGACAACGTactctaggtgaccctgcttgagcagagggttTGGACCAGGtgatctcaagaggtccctttGATCCTCAACCATTTAATGATTTGGTGTGACCCAGAGTCTGTCACTAATAAACAGGGTATTGGGTGTGCTGATTCTTGTCCAGGAGCAGGATGACCATATCTGTAAGGAAAAGTTCTCTTTACAGGCTAAATTCTCTACTCAGATATGCTGGAGTACATTCAAAGCAACTTGGTTTGAATTGTTCTAGATTTGAACCATTGTACTTTAGGGAGACATTTAACCATGTATCATAGGCAAATCCTCATCAGAGACCAGTTACAGTCAGTGGAAGTTCAGTTATTAAAAAGCTTCAAGAGTATTGGGAGCTTAATTCATTTTCTGGTTCAGCACTGGATGATTTATTTCTCTTATGAGGGAGCTTTCTATTAATAACAAGACAAAACTCATTCCATTTCAGTTAACTTCTTTCTTATTTACGGAATTTTTAAGCTACATGCTCTTTAAATTATCCATGCTCTCTTTACGTTTAAATGTTGCCTAGCAGTTTTATTACCTTCATCTAACTTCAATGTGTTTGAGCCATTGTTTTGTTAATAAAATGACTGGAAAATTCTTTTAGAGCAGTCCAGAGAATAATGGCATGACATacgtcctttttccttctcctcttgtTAGAAacaaataatgtaattttttaagaaaagagtaTTAGGCAAAAATGATTAAACCAGGTAGGTTTATAATTGTACaagctgtttccttccttccttccttccttccttccttccttccttccttccttccttccttccaaatAATTGATGATGAAGAGGAGAGTCTGCAAGTGAAATGATTTTGCACAGAAAGGCAATGGCTTTGACAGTGGTGAAGAGCACCAGAGGAGCATTAGTCTATGGATTTAAGGAGTGATGCAACTAATGTGTCCTTAGATCCGTAGTAATGCCTTCAACTGATCTAAAGAGATGTGGGAGCAATGTTTTAAAGCATATACTCTGTCACAGGAATATGTTCCACCCAGTGCTTACTGGAGAAAGTGATAGGAAGAAAATTTAGAAATAGGGATATTCAGGATACTGGGAAAAAACGGGTCTTATTATTTGATGGCTTGCAGTGCTGTGAATGAGAAATAATTTGGAAGAAGTCATAATTACACTGCACACAGTTAGTTTGAGAATGAAAAGCGATCCACAGTGAATAAACAATATCTTCTGTTAAATTTGTGCCACTCCAGTGAAGAATAATGTGAGTTCAAATGTAAACACGTCCTTTATGCTGCCAATTTCCTGTGGCAATggccaaaacaaaacaggtctTGTTGACAGTATGCTTTGATCTCAGCTTCTCTGATTTTGGCAACAAGTTCTGAAACTTTGTTTATTGAAAAGATACTGATGGAAAAGATGGCATATGTTTGGAGAAGAGCAAGAGAGCTGGGAGCTGAGTGGAAGAATAAAACTGTGGTAACTGGCGGAAGAGTTGATACGGGTAGGTTCAGTGAATGatgacaaagacaggcaggtgTTGCAAGATTAGTAAGACTCTGAAGGGGACAGTCAATGGAAATTTAAGATCTACTGGCCCTTCTACCTTTGAAAATCTTACTGAAGTATTTTAGGGGTGAGAAGAGAGTAAACCAGAAGCAGTATTGATACAGAAACATAAAGCTGAATTCAGTAAGTGAATTTAATTAGTGCTTATATGTATTCTTTTCTTCACTGACTTCCCTGATACAGTCTTGTTTGAATGCCTCACAGGAACAGACTCATTAGTTGACTCTGTTGTAGGGCATGGGCTAACACACAATATGGACCTTGATCCAAAGGTTACTTGTCCCCATATCTCACTGGAAGGTGTCTGAACATATGCCCACAGTTCTCTAGGGGAATTTTGAGCTCAGGTTACTCCTATAATCCTAAAGATATTAAAGCATGCACTGCTGGGCCTCCTTGCCTGCCTACCACTGCCAGAAGGCCTGCCATCCGTATCAGTGGTAGCTTTggctcacatttttttcttgtcctttcccAAAGCTCCCTTAAGGTTAATAGCTGAGTGCCAGTTTATTTATAACAGTATCCAACTGTTAATCTGTCCAACTGAAGCTGAGCAGGCTcagattaaaaatacagtgtaaaCCTAGCCATTCAGAACTAAAAATTTGTATTGACACAGAGAAAGTCCTAAATTCAAAGGGATGAATTTACAGTTTCATTAAGGAAGATAGATaagtaaaatacagttttgctgctttctaaATACATAAAGGTGTATCatagaaaaactggaaaaatccCCTACTAGAAAAACATGTAATTAATGATTGTCCTCACATATCTGAGTAACCATCCTGATTTGCATTTATAATAAATGCTAgtagcaggaaagaaaactgtcTCAAGAtgcaaattatttctgctttataaAAATCCTCTGATGTCTGTAAAatattgttgggtttttttttttttttttcctgtattcaGCTGATTTTTGGAACTGCTCATTCCTGGTGCTGACTGTAGTGTAAACAGATATCAGGTACCAAATTTTTACCTTTACCACTCGGTTATCCAGTCCTTTGGTATGTTCTTCAAACTCCACTCCTACAGTGTAATTCAGTTCATAGTTTCTAAAGGTACtgagtgtttttgttttaaaattatttccatcttGAATAATctcctttgtttgtttcaaatgttttgCAATCTTACGAGTTGCAAAATCAATATCTgccaaaaaacagaaaagaaagtatcACAATGAAAATTCCAGTATTTgtaaccaaaaataaaaaaccacagCACTTATATTTacacataataaaaaaaccatTTCATGTGGAACATATGTggagaaaaagataatttcaaataaaaataatcttgtgCTTGCAAGTAGACTTTCAATTTGAGGACCTTCCACTGattataaatttatttactAACACGATATCTGTGGGAATACTGTGGGCAGAGCTACAACATACAACCAGTAGTGAATAGATGCTGGCATGTTAAATCACCCAGCTCTCCagtttttttggaaaatgtgaaACAACAGGGGCTATTAAGACTGACATTGGCTTTTTGGCCTCACTCACACATGAAGCTGTGGGATGCCAAGAGTGCTATTACCATCTTATGCCTGGGAGCCATTCCCTTTTCTAAGCATGCAGTGTAAATCATATAGCTCTTAGGCATATGAGGGTACTGGTATGTGTCCTGCAGGGTTACAAACGTAGGCCACCCCCAAAAGAAGGATCTCAGAATAATActccttttcagaaaatatgcaTGTTAGAATGAGTATGTAAGCAAGGGGATTTTGGCATGTTGCTTTTATGATGAACCTATAGTCTGTGCAAGTATACAAGAGgttaatgaattaatttaaaaataatgaaaattatactaatgaataaaaaagaaacaatcaaaTAAAAGCCTGGCTTATCCATTATCGTTAGGCAGCAGATACGGAAATAAATTGTAGattagattttaaagggagacAAATTCAAAGTCAAAGGTCAAAAAAGTATCAAACTGCAGCATTTGGCAGTTCCTGTTTAATATTCTGTCAACATTTTATGCAGTACTGATCTCCTTAAcatccttatttttttcatcatgaaAACTAACATTATAATGTAAACAACTGCTTGCAACTCAATGCACTGAAAGTTACCAAAAGGAGAATATATATTACCAAGATGACAGTTTGCCCCAGACAATCCACCTAAAGCCAACTGCATTACCAtctgcaataaatatttctgacCAGCTGGCAGTGAATCTTATTATGGTGCTATATGCAAATGAAATAATCTCACATGCTTCTGCAAGAGATtgaaaaatggttttggtttgttaGCCATCCTTTAGTGGTTTTGCATGCAAGTTAATCATTGTCAGCTCAGCAGTGCCACATACTAATGGAgccctttttcttttggtagATTCATTATACTACTTGAGAAGTAATAATCAAGTTGAGTAAGAGGATTGGCTTGAAAAAAGTTGTGACTTTTTAACATGGGGAATCATGTTCTTGTTCAGTATTTATATTCAAGGCTTCTTGGGTATATTTTATCTGCTGTGGTGCATTAAAGGTATATCTGGGTCTGATTTATAACCAGGTAACATAAAATTTAGTTctctctgaggaaaaaaaaagtctagacTTCTAAAGAAATGCTATTTCTAACTAATATATTAGTCTTGTAGCTCCTGGAGAAAAATCAGGGGAGGTTTTATTAAAGCATGGTTTTCATAACTGAATTTTGAACAATACAAGCAATAAAAATGATATATTGTTCTATTATAGTagattaaaatactttgtaacaTGTTTATTATAAAATCAAAGTTTCTGGCTTAAAGGGCAAAGCTATTCTTTAATTAAAGTATAGAACTGCGTATGCATTAATTAAAAGGATggatgaattttaaaaaaacaaaacctcagtGTGCTTTGGACCTGAGCACTTTAATACTTAAAATATCAACCACATGTAGAATTGTGAGAAACAGAGCATCTTTGAATATCTTTTCACCCTTTCCATgtaatttctttccattctgAGAATCACCTATAGCCATACGCATCTTTGCATTGTTTTTGGTGAtggttttttttgctaattCAGTGGCAGTTTTTAATTAGTTTAAGTTATagtatatatatgcacatatacacAAAAAATCATGATGTACTTATGAAGGGCTAGATCCAGACAACTGGTGCAAATAGCTCCTTCATCCCAACCAGTTGCTGGCATTCTTATTGGGAAAGTAGTTTGAAAATTTTATTAGGAAGTTCAGTGGGTACCTCTCCAGTACAGCCTGCCCAGGGTAGGCAATGAGTCCAAGTGTTTCCCAGGAAAAATACATCTATATTGCATTCCTTATTCTAACAcattcttcctcttgctttgtttcaggCTACTGAGTGGGTCAAATTCTTTCATTCTTGTGAACCATTACTATCTTTTTTTAAGCAGGCTTCCCTGTATTGGATGCCTGTAGTCCAGACTCCATTGTAGGCTGAATCCATCCATTTTTCTCCCAATTCCCACTGGGATATATAAGAGCAGAAAGGGATCAAAAATCCACTTGATTTAATAATAACACAGTCATAATTTATCCACTGACAGAAAAGGTTCTAAGGATGCCACTGAGATGCAATGAGGGACGGCTGCAGACCAGCTCATGCTAGCATTTATGATACAAAAAGAATTCTAAAATTGGAAAATGGAGTGCTTGTTATAAAAGGATCAGAATATAAGGATGATCATAATTAAAGTTTAGTTTAAAGCTGatataattaatatttgtaTTATGACATTTAGACACTAAATTCTTATTGAATTTGAGTGAAAATCACAGTTTAAATTCTACAGTGggtaaattaaaattcaaagaaattCATGTTATTAGCAGCTGGTATCCCTTTCCGTgacatttttcctgaattttaagACAAACACAAGTGAAATGTTATAGCTCAACTGAAATAAACAACACAAGAATCTCATCTGATGATACcctggaagggaagaaaggaacaaaaatgaGATGGCCACTACAACCAAATGAAAAGATATCACCATAATTACAAATCCTTTTGGAAACGAAATATGCACACCACAAGTGTTTAATTAGCATCCtaaaaaataaggaaggaaTAAATCTAAAAAGTAAAGAGATCTTTATCAAGACAATTATCAAAAGAGAATTATCAAATATGATGAAATTTATCACCACAAAGCAAGGCAGAACTAGAGCAGAATGACCATCGAGACTGGTGGTTAGAGTAACACCCCACAAAAATAGGTCAGGTCTTGGAACAAATTGCTGAGACAGGACTGAAGCAGAGCCAAAGCAGAGAGTATTGGGCTAGAGGCAAGAACTGTAGGTAAGACCAGACACTGAGGCAGGCAGTGAGAGAAGCCTGAGGTAGGTAGATGAAGATGGCCTGGAATAGTCAATTTGTGACAACTAGGAGTTGACTTAAGCATCATCCAGACCAACAGGCCCCATGGCTGACTTGCAATTGGCATATTTAATGCTGAAATCACATTTCAGTTGCATATAAAATAGTCATTATTCTTTATGCATAACTGTCAAACCCCAGCAGTCAAATCACTTCAGTTAGTGTGTATCTTTCTCCTGAAATTCATGATATTGGCTTAaccattcttattttttaaaaaattattttttttgtaccTTGCAGGTGTGTGCATAGTATTTACAGACTCCTCTAGTTATTGAACTTTTCTCCATAAATGCAAAGGCTAAAAGCTATGAATAGTGacacttgcttttcttgcttAAAGAGTTGAAGCTTTGAGGAAATTATAACTATTTTCAATTGCTATTGAATAATAAtgagtttatttttatgtgtttatgTGTATTTATTCTCTTTCCATCTGAAGACATAAATAAATTAGGGTTAAGATTCTTTGATGAGAGTAAAACTAGTAGAAAATCAGTTAAAGTTAAATTTTTCATCTTAGTTAAAGATTTTGTGGTAGTTATCCCTAAGCTAGTCACTAGTGTAGACATTGAGAATTACCTGAAAATGGTTAGATTTAATTACCTGATTACCTTCCATGTGTTAGACTCTTCTTCctaacaaatgcattttcttagCTTGTGGAAGATGGCTATACAGTGTACTCATTAATACAAACTGAATTGTTTTTATAACCTACATCATTACAAGTAAGTAATTTGGAATCTGAGCAACCATGTTCTTTGGATCTCCATTAACTTGACTCAACACCTTTTGAACAAAACACAAGAAGCCACAAGTCTGATCTCGACTTCTGATGAAAAGTGCAAGGTACTTTGATCTGAAAAAGCTCTTGTTTATCAGCATCACTCTTACAGTGGTGTCAGCtactgcagaaaggcagagaaataagAAGGGAAATGCTGAACAGAAGATAGAAATCAATGACCACTAGATAGAAAACAATGAGACATCTAGGAATGAGAAGTGCATAGACCCAGTTGGGCCCCTGAGGGCTATCAATTgtaagcataaaaataaaatacaggtttGATTTTTGCCGCATGCTAATTTATGATTCGGAGCCAGACAGACTCCTCCAATCTAGGTTATATTAGCCAACTCTAATGACTACTTTTCTTGTATGAGTTTTATAGACATCATGTGTGGTAAGGAAACAACAGTCCTGTATGCCCTTCATCTGTGATGGAGTAGAGCTGGGAGAAGATTCCCGATTTTAAAGATTACACTTCTCATGCATGTAGCAACCTGACTCccatattttttgcatttttaggcATGTAGCTATATTACTGCAGTGGCGGAAAGGTGATAACTGTTCTTTCAATACCAATAAAGAGCGTACAGAAGAAATTCTTGAGAAATGTTGGTGTcttctattatttcttcttttcagcaaaTTAAAGATCTACATCTCTGCTAACCTAAGTAGAGGAAAGATTTTCTGTACGTTACTTGCATCATCATAATGACCTGGAGCAAAAAGTTTATGCCTACCTGGAGCAAAAAGTTTATGCCtttacaagaacaaaaatgcttGAAAGGCAATTTATATTGAAAATAATAGGCGCAGCAAAAGAAGACATTACTCTCATAAAATTATCTCCATTCATTACAAAACCTGAGTCTGCCAGTGTGGCGAAAAATAAATCTACAAACAACATAAACTTGATCTTGATATGAACTGACAAGGATATTGCTTGCATTCAGTTAACAGTGTTTTGGTATTCTAGCATCTACAAATAATATTCTTAATATCCTATACAATGGATACACAAACTGTAGCTATTAGGCCTCTAATAATAAAGAGGCTAACAAAGTAGTAAACGAAAGCTGCCTGAAGAGCAGAACATCTCTTTTTGCATGTACACATATATTGTTGTCATCAATGATGTTCCTAGCCAAGTGAAGTTAAGCTTAGTTAACCACAGAAACATATGTTTA
It includes:
- the RBP2 gene encoding retinol-binding protein 2, encoding MPADYNGTWEMETNENFEGYMVALDIDFATRKIAKHLKQTKEIIQDGNNFKTKTLSTFRNYELNYTVGVEFEEHTKGLDNRVVKTLVTWDGDKLVCVQKGEKKNRGWKHWIEGDLLHLELTCEDQVCHQIFKKKN